In Felis catus isolate Fca126 chromosome A3, F.catus_Fca126_mat1.0, whole genome shotgun sequence, a single genomic region encodes these proteins:
- the LOC101089093 gene encoding small nuclear ribonucleoprotein F-like, which translates to MYEFIFFFVEIKKVKANVPAVTTPVMRDRQQAVQIVASSLQHLIVVTMSLPLNPKTFLKGLTGKPVMTKLKSRMEYKDHLVSADGYMNMQLANAEKYIDGASSGHFSQVITGCNNVLYNRGVEEEEEDGEM; encoded by the coding sequence atgtatgaatttatttttttttttgtagaaattaagaaagtgaaaGCAAATGTGCCTGCTGTAACTACTCCAGTCATGAGGGACAGACAGCAAGCAGTTCAGATTGTGGCAAGTAGCCTGCAGCATTTGATTGTAGTCACCATGAGTTTGCCCCTAAATCCCAAAACCTTCCTGAAAGGATTAACAGGAAAGCCAGTAATGACAAAACTCAAGTCCAGAATGGAGTACAAAGACCACCTGGTATCTGCAGATGGCTATATGAACATGCAGCTCGCAAATGCAGAAAAATACATAGATGGAGCATCATCTGGACATTTCAGTCAAGTTATAACAGGGTgtaataatgtcctttataacaGGGGtgttgaagaagaggaagaagatggggAAATGTGA